A window of the Pungitius pungitius chromosome 3, fPunPun2.1, whole genome shotgun sequence genome harbors these coding sequences:
- the LOC134127006 gene encoding uncharacterized protein LOC134127006 isoform X2, with product MTQSLVVAASGGALPPGVLSALGVASCRGRWLCSQGKGGTSPRPRSLSNQGERKVSSDKVDQNVPSFQSLWQGSNPSVKRKENATSKVGRVRDFLAYMGAGKNKLHLWNYLDNPERIFSYAASLQPSKTVTTAAIYLKNSSQFMKYFQQTPPKQCRLSRGQIVGVIRALDASKSNIQTPVVLHQLKVKSDKLSRLVSRETLRNCQMRAEAAIPKLLDCMERGNSTRERYAFFGHLSALLASLYGHRPGVFRNMTVTEVLHAAEEEECEADTITDPGYVISVAEHKTNRDFGAAQIYLRAEEYSWFKKWLAVRGKCNPTTDHFMVGDGGGPVTNLLQCMQGAWIEMGLPGRPNFMDLRTAVAAHAKNFHPEDVRRRIATFMCHDVSTADRFYTLVLNPRQAKQLRIQLEEVVANPDPPCASSATEIIPV from the exons ATGACACAGAGCCTGGTGGTTGCAGCATCAGGAGGTGCATTGCCACCCGGAGTTCTCTCAGCGCTAGGTGTtgccagctgcagaggaaggtggCTGTGCTCTCAAGGAAAAGGAGGAACCTCTCCACGTCCCCGATCCCTGTCCAACCAGGGAGAACGGAAGGTTTCGTCGGACAAAGTAGATCAAAATGTCCCCAGTTTCCAGAGTCTGTGG CAGGGCTCCAATCCCTCGGTAAAGCGGAAGGAAAACGCCACATCCAAGGTGGGAAGAGTCCGAGACTTCTTAGCCTACATGGGGGCTGGAAAGAATAAGCTCCACCTGTGGAACTACCTAGACAACCCCGAGCGTATATTCAG TTACGCAGCAAGCCTCCAGCCCAGCAAGACCGTCACGACGGCTGCAATTTATCTAAAAAATTCGTCCCAGTTCATGAAGTATTTTCAGCAAACGCCCCCGAAACAATGCAGACTTTCCCGGGGCCAAATAGTCGGTGTTATACGGGCTCTGGATGCCTCTAAATCTAACATCCAGACACCAGTAGTCCTCCACCAGCTAAAGGTGAAGTCGGATAAACTGTCCCGGTTGGTTTCCCGTGAGACGCTGCGTAACTGTCAGATGAGGGCGGAAGCTGCAATCCCAAAGCTTCTGG ACTGCATGGAGCGTGGAAACAGCACCCGGGAACGGTACGCCTTTTTCGGTCACTTGTCCGCCCTCCTGGCATCCCTCTATGGACACCGGCCGGGCGTATTCAGGAACATGACAGTGACTGAGGTGCTCCAtgctgcggaggaggaagagtgcgaGGCGGACACCATCACCGACCCTGGCTATGTTATTTCG GTGGCGGAGCATAAGACTAACAGGGACTTTGGCGCAGCACAGATCTACCTGCGCGCTGAAGAGTACTCCTGGTTTAAAAAGTGGCTGGCGGTGCGGGGAAAATGCAACCCCACAACGGATCACTTTATGGTAGGCGATGGAGGAGGGCCAGTCACCAACCTACTCCAATGCATGCAAGGTGCATGGATAGAAATGGGGCTGCCTGGCCGGCCAAATTTCATGGACCTCCGCACCGCAGTCGCAGCACAT GCCAAAAACTTTCATCCCGAGGATGTCCGAAGGCGCATAGCAACCTTTATGTGCCACGACGTATCAACTGCTGACCGCTTTTACACACTCGTCCTGAATCCGAGGCAGGCCAAACAGCTACGTATCCAGCTGGAAGAAGTTGTTGCCAACCCCGACCCCCCGTGTGCATCGTCTGCAACTGAAATAATACccgtttga
- the LOC134127006 gene encoding uncharacterized protein LOC134127006 isoform X1, with translation MTQSLVVAASGGALPPGVLSALGVASCRGRWLCSQGKGGTSPRPRSLSNQGERKVSSDKVDQNVPSFQSLWQQGSNPSVKRKENATSKVGRVRDFLAYMGAGKNKLHLWNYLDNPERIFSYAASLQPSKTVTTAAIYLKNSSQFMKYFQQTPPKQCRLSRGQIVGVIRALDASKSNIQTPVVLHQLKVKSDKLSRLVSRETLRNCQMRAEAAIPKLLDCMERGNSTRERYAFFGHLSALLASLYGHRPGVFRNMTVTEVLHAAEEEECEADTITDPGYVISVAEHKTNRDFGAAQIYLRAEEYSWFKKWLAVRGKCNPTTDHFMVGDGGGPVTNLLQCMQGAWIEMGLPGRPNFMDLRTAVAAHAKNFHPEDVRRRIATFMCHDVSTADRFYTLVLNPRQAKQLRIQLEEVVANPDPPCASSATEIIPV, from the exons ATGACACAGAGCCTGGTGGTTGCAGCATCAGGAGGTGCATTGCCACCCGGAGTTCTCTCAGCGCTAGGTGTtgccagctgcagaggaaggtggCTGTGCTCTCAAGGAAAAGGAGGAACCTCTCCACGTCCCCGATCCCTGTCCAACCAGGGAGAACGGAAGGTTTCGTCGGACAAAGTAGATCAAAATGTCCCCAGTTTCCAGAGTCTGTGG CAGCAGGGCTCCAATCCCTCGGTAAAGCGGAAGGAAAACGCCACATCCAAGGTGGGAAGAGTCCGAGACTTCTTAGCCTACATGGGGGCTGGAAAGAATAAGCTCCACCTGTGGAACTACCTAGACAACCCCGAGCGTATATTCAG TTACGCAGCAAGCCTCCAGCCCAGCAAGACCGTCACGACGGCTGCAATTTATCTAAAAAATTCGTCCCAGTTCATGAAGTATTTTCAGCAAACGCCCCCGAAACAATGCAGACTTTCCCGGGGCCAAATAGTCGGTGTTATACGGGCTCTGGATGCCTCTAAATCTAACATCCAGACACCAGTAGTCCTCCACCAGCTAAAGGTGAAGTCGGATAAACTGTCCCGGTTGGTTTCCCGTGAGACGCTGCGTAACTGTCAGATGAGGGCGGAAGCTGCAATCCCAAAGCTTCTGG ACTGCATGGAGCGTGGAAACAGCACCCGGGAACGGTACGCCTTTTTCGGTCACTTGTCCGCCCTCCTGGCATCCCTCTATGGACACCGGCCGGGCGTATTCAGGAACATGACAGTGACTGAGGTGCTCCAtgctgcggaggaggaagagtgcgaGGCGGACACCATCACCGACCCTGGCTATGTTATTTCG GTGGCGGAGCATAAGACTAACAGGGACTTTGGCGCAGCACAGATCTACCTGCGCGCTGAAGAGTACTCCTGGTTTAAAAAGTGGCTGGCGGTGCGGGGAAAATGCAACCCCACAACGGATCACTTTATGGTAGGCGATGGAGGAGGGCCAGTCACCAACCTACTCCAATGCATGCAAGGTGCATGGATAGAAATGGGGCTGCCTGGCCGGCCAAATTTCATGGACCTCCGCACCGCAGTCGCAGCACAT GCCAAAAACTTTCATCCCGAGGATGTCCGAAGGCGCATAGCAACCTTTATGTGCCACGACGTATCAACTGCTGACCGCTTTTACACACTCGTCCTGAATCCGAGGCAGGCCAAACAGCTACGTATCCAGCTGGAAGAAGTTGTTGCCAACCCCGACCCCCCGTGTGCATCGTCTGCAACTGAAATAATACccgtttga